One window of Prionailurus bengalensis isolate Pbe53 chromosome B1, Fcat_Pben_1.1_paternal_pri, whole genome shotgun sequence genomic DNA carries:
- the ADAM29 gene encoding disintegrin and metalloproteinase domain-containing protein 29 has product MTVIKGLLYMRIIFLLHWFGVCLFFCGHTQAEHPQSNSPPEVVIPLRIPGTGRGMKPSGWLSYSLHFGGKRHIVHIKVKKHLLSRHLPVFTYTDQGALLEDQPFVQNDCYYHGYVEGDPESLVALSYCFGGFRGLLQINDIAYEIEPMTFSTNFEHLVYKMESEEAQFPIMNSDFMREKTVPQWESQEIDNSTQKQSSYMGWWLHMFVIEIAVVVDHSLYLHIKKNISKFNEDLYTIVNIVDSIYDVLGLKLLLFGLEFWTEKNYIEVNDIRRSLRYFCLWKKENLDIRLPHDTIHLFINKTVRGMSGLGYVQGLCQSHINCAIVTNVEKTLGTVAIAMAHHIGHNLGMIHDTDFCTCAVPKCIMHFSNPPITKFSNCSYSYFWRYSIHQVKCLFYTIHTKDIFSQTRCGNGIVEDEEECDCGPLQSCAKDACCLSNCTLSFGSTCAFGLCCKDCQLLPSGKICRKQVNECDLPEWCDGISHMCPDDVYVEDGIPCNESAYCYEKNCNDRNEQCKQLFGQEATSASQSCYKKINTLGDRFGNCGLKNAAYIKCNISDSLCGRVQCKNVTEIPTLHEHYTVHQFHSNDGVCWGIDYHSGMPIPDIGEVKDGTECGPEHLCIDRQCVHISRLDSSCSPKFCNLRGICNNKHHCHCNYLWDPPNCLKRGNGGSVDSGPPPKREKIKRGYLLAFSLLWLLLLLCCLICLCMKKKSKEKEAESAKQTQTFPLKQVQKVPSKQMLNVPTQPEKPAQNVPPKPESKAPSRQESKAPSRQESKAPSRQESKAPSTQESRPPSRQESRAPSRQESRAPSRQESRAPSRQESRAPSRQESRAPSRQESRAPSRQESRAPSRQESRAPSRQESKATLRQESRAPSRQVSKVSTQSAKQQKAQPSKPPQKLQSQASLSLQQGKGGKQRPSLVKNVPK; this is encoded by the coding sequence ATGACTGTGATTAAAGGTCTCCTATACATGAGGATCATATTTCTGCTACACTGGTTTGGGGTGTGTCTGTTCTTTTGTGGACACACCCAGGCTGAGCACCCCCAGTCTAATAGTCCTCCAGAAGTGGTGATTCCTTTGAGGATACCTGGCACTGGCAGAGGCATGAAGCCTTCAGGCTGGCTCTCTTACAGCCTGCATTTTGGGGGCAAGAGACACATTGTCCATATAAAGGTCAAGAAGCATTTGCTGTCCAGACACCTCCCAGTGTTCACCTATACAGACCAGGGTGCTCTCCTTGAGGACCAACCTTTTGTTCAGAATGACTGCTACTATCATGGCTATgtggagggagacccagaatccctgGTCGCCCTCAGTTACTGTTTTGGTGGTTTTCGAGGATTGTTACAGATAAATGACATTGCTTATGAAATTGAGCCCATGACTTTTTCTACTAACTTTGAACATCTGGTATATAAAATGGAGAGTGAGGAAGCCCAATTCCCAATCATGAACTCTGACTTTATGCGAGAGAAAACTGTACCCCAATGGGAGTCTCAAGAGATTGATAATTCTACTCAGAAACAAAGTTCTTATATGGGCTGGTGGCTCCATATGTTTGTTATTGAAATAGCAGTGGTGGTGGACCATAGTTTATATCTTcatataaaaaagaacatttcaaagtTTAATGAAGACCTATATACTATTGTAAATATAGTGGATTCCATTTATGACGTCTTGGGTCTTAAATTGCTATTGTTTGGTTTGGAGTTCTGGACTGAAAAAAACTACATTGAAGTAAATGATATAAGGAGATCTCTGAGATATTTTTGCctttggaaaaaggaaaaccttGATATCCGCCTACCACATGATACTATAcatctttttataaataagacaGTACGAGGAATGAGTGGCTTAGGCTACGTTCAAGGACTGTGTCAATCACACATTAATTGCGCAATTGTTACTAATGTAGAAAAAACCTTGGGCACTGTTGCAATTGCAATGGCTCATCATATTGGTCATAATTTGGGTATGATTCACGATACTGACTTTTGTACATGTGCAGTGCCTAAATGCATAATGCATTTTTCAAACCCACCAATAACTAAATTTAGCAATTGTAGTTATTCTTATTTTTGGAGATATTCTATACACCAGGTAAAATGTTTGTTCTACACTATACACACAAAGGACATATTTTCACAGACACGTTGTGGGAATGGTATTGTTGAAGATGAAGAGGAGTGTGACTGTGGAcctttacagagttgtgcaaaaGATGCCTGCTGTCTGTCAAACTGCACTTTGAGCTTTGGGTCTACATGTGCTTTTGGGCTTTGTTGCAAGGACTGCCAGTTATTACCATCAGGAAAAATATGTAGAAAGCAGGTCAATGAATGTGATCTTCCAGAGTGGTGCGATGGCATATCCCACATGTGCCCAGATGATGTCTATGTGGAGGATGGAATTCCTTGTAATGAAAGTGCCTATTGCTATGAGAAGAACTGTAATGACCGCAATGAACAGTGTAAGCAGCTTTTTGGCCAAGAGGCAACGAGTGCGAGTCAGAGTtgctacaaaaaaataaacactcttGGTGATCGTTTTGGTAACTGTGGTCTCAAAAATGctgcatatataaaatgtaatatctCAGACAGCCTGTGTGGCAGAGTTCAGTGTAAGAATGTGACAGAAATTCCCACTCTGCACGAACATTATACTGTGCATCAATTTCACTCCAATGACGGCGTCTGCTGGGGTATTGACTACCACTCTGGGATGCCCATACCTGATATTGGTGAAGTGAAAGATGGCACAGAGTGTGGCCCAGAACATCTCTGCATCGACAGGCAGTGTGTCCATATATCTCGCTTGGATAGTAGTTGTTCACCTAAGTTCTGTAACTTGAGGGGAATTTGCAACAATAAACATCACTGCCATTGCAACTATTTGTGGGATCCACCCAACTGCCTAAAACGGGGCAATGGAGGTAGTGTTGATAGTGGACCACCCccgaagagagaaaaaataaagaggggttACTTGTTAGCATTCTCACTTCTTTGGTTGCTTCTCTTATTATGTTGTCTTATTTGTCTTTGCATGaagaaaaaatcaaaggaaaaggaagctgaaagtgcaaaacaaacacaaacgtTTCCTTTAAAACAGGTGCAAAAGGTTCCTTCAAAACAGATGCTAAATGTTCCTACTCAACCTGAAAAACCAGCACAAAATGTTCCTCCAAAACCAGAGAGTAAGGCTCCTTCAAGACAAGAGAGTAAGGCTCCTTCAAGACAAGAGAGTAAGGCTCCTTCAAGACAAGAGAGTAAGGCTCCTTCAACACAAGAGAGTAGGCCCCCTTCAAGACAAGAGAGTAGGGCTCCTTCAAGACAAGAGAGTAGGGCTCCTTCAAGACAAGAGAGTAGGGCTCCTTCAAGACAAGAGAGTAGGGCTCCTTCAAGACAAGAGAGTAGGGCTCCTTCAAGACAAGAGAGTAGGGCTCCTTCAAGACAAGAGAGTAGGGCTCCTTCAAGACAAGAGAGTAGGGCTCCTTCAAGACAAGAGAGTAAGGCTACTTTAAGACAAGAGAGTAGGGCTCCTTCAAGACAAGTGAGTAAGGTTTCGACTCAATctgcaaaacaacaaaaagctcaACCCTCAAAACCACCACAAAAACTTCAGAGTCAAGCTAGCCTATCGCTTCAACAGGGTAAAGGTGGGAAACAAAGGCCATCACTAGTAAAAAATGTACCCAAATAA